In Humulus lupulus chromosome 7, drHumLupu1.1, whole genome shotgun sequence, the following are encoded in one genomic region:
- the LOC133791519 gene encoding uncharacterized protein LOC133791519: protein MSPLKSLMRFKCVSKSWHALISSLSFTNDHLIHHKNNTVLSSTSLLLSWVSHDLPWHMSLRSLVTISEDDYRRGSNEHIHCVAEALQHPIIQHEENMNFSRTYYCNGIICLAQSSMFNGRTVLTNPTTGEARILPRTCLGPPDFFINSLNCLHGEGFGYDLNRIWIKIDVKLDRCSFSPSEEFHTMPLLVPDYGKWIDAAYKWIEKSLAVWNESVALLVLEWRPCSIEMWVMHDYNGGKSSSWTKHLTIGPFVHFYSPLIFWKRDELLMENIDRKLMSYNLNTQKFTSLPLSEVQVTTS from the exons ATGTCGCCCCTAAAGTCTCTAATGCGATTCAAATGTGTTTCTAAATCTTGGCATGCTCTTATCTCTAGTCTATCTTTTACAAACGACCACTTAATCCACCATAAAAACAATACAGTCTTGTCTTCTACATCACTACTTTTGAGTTGGGTCAGCCATGATTTACCATGGCATATGTCACTACGATCTTTGGTCACTATATCTGAGGATGATTATCGTAGAGGCAGCAATGAGCACATTCATTGTGTTGCTGAAGCTTTACAGCATCCCATTATTCAACACGAAGAGAATATGAATTTCTCTCGTACCTATTATTGCAATGGCATCATTTGTCTAGCACAGAGCTCCATGTTTAACGGCCGAACTGTTCTAACAAATCCTACAACCGGAGAAGCCAGGATTCTTCCTAGAACATGCCTCGGTCCTCCTGACTTCTTCATTAACTCACTTAATTGCCTTCATGGAGAGGGATTTGGATACGACTTGAATAGAATTTGG ATTAAAATTGATGTGAAACTTGATAGATGTAGTTTTTCGCCAAG TGAGGAGTTTCACACCATGCCACTACTGGTACCAGACTATGGAAAATGGATTGATGCGGCGTATAAGTGGATTGAAAAGAGCCTCGCAGTGTGGAATGAATCAGTTGCCTTGCTTGTGCTAGAGTGGCGTCCTTGTTCTATTGAAATGTGGGTGATGCATGACTATAATGGTGGTAAATCTTCTTCTTGGACCAAACATCTAACGATTGGGCCATTTGTACACTTTTACTCCCCGCTAATCTTTTGGAAGAGGGATGAGCTTCTCATGGAAAATATTGATAGAAAGTTAATGTCATACAACCTCAACACGCAAAAATTTACAAGTCTTCCCCTTTCTGAGGTTCAAGTAACAACTAGCTGA